The sequence below is a genomic window from Telopea speciosissima isolate NSW1024214 ecotype Mountain lineage unplaced genomic scaffold, Tspe_v1 Tspe_v1.0562, whole genome shotgun sequence.
AGCTCTtcatttatggattttttttttttttaacttttcatTGTTCTTCGATTAGTCTAGCTAAAAACAAAATGTAAATGACTGATTAGTATAATAGAGAGGAATATTTTCAATGAACATCATATGCACTTTGATGCAACAGCAAAAAAAAAGGCCCGTTACCAAGTGCTGACCCCTgggaggggtgagtttggagtTGGTCCTAACCTTTGGCCTTTTATGCGAGCGACAGAGTGAGGCCATGATACAATGGTAAGATGCACTAGTTCAAGTTCAtatattgctttttttttggcCCCTCAAGTTCATATATTACTTGAGTGGGCTTCAGCATTAGAGCATATAAATTTGTCATTCAAATAAAACATCAGTTGGTTTCATTAACAGGTCAATAGCAGGTTCAACCATTCTGGCTCATTCGCTCACTAGCCTGGGTCAGCTGGAACACTGACAAGTTAGCAAGTATCAGCAGAACATGTATGAGGTTTGGACCACCCATTCAATTGCCAGGTGGAGATCAGCCCAGGCAGGGTCTCAGAATGTTGGATCCAACTCAGGTAACTATGAAAGTATAGCTGACAAAGTCAACAGAAGTAAAATAGTACCTCCGGATGCCAGCTCGACGCTCTTCCTTTGGAAGTGGAAACAGTACACCCGAAATTGATGTGACCTTgtcaaaaaaatcaaattccctTTGAAACATATCACAGGCCTTTGAGGTGAAACTATCAATAATTCTTTGCCTAACAATGGGCAATAGCTCTTGAAACGAACTATTCTGAAACAACAGCAAGAACATATCCATATCAGCAAGCATGTGATGATACACAGCTAAGAATTTGGCCACCCGAGAAAGCATATCAATGATGACTGCAAGATAATGGAAGCAATAATGGTACAATTGACTAGTCtcaaattttgaatcaaataaTACATACAAAAGTATGACATACACCTACTACATAGGCTGTACAGcttcaaaagtcaaaactcaCCATGTAGTAAATATGGACAGACATGTACAGATCCATGTGATAGGGGACACTACATCCATCCATCTCActggtcaagtttcagccccacaTGAGCAAGAGAATTGGCTCAAAAGTTGTCCCAAAGTTTCAGAGAATTTCAAACTACACATCTTGTTAAATGACACTTATGTAATTCTTGTCACTTGGCACCCACTTCTGAGGCACTTCCCCCCCTGTTTTACGCTGAAATTTGACCAGTGGAATTAGGCCacgtcctctatcacatggaccccTGGCTGCCTGCCCATGTAGCAGTTGTATCAATTCAACATCAAATCTGTACATAAATCAATATCATAGTCTAATGTCACAAGGGATATGCTATGGCCACACACATTTAATGACCATGCTGATGAAAGAACGAGACTCAAACCTGTAAGAGTAGaaagaacgagagagagagagagagagagagagagagagagagagagcaagagatggagagagaaagggagattTGTGATTAGGTCAAAATAGATCCACATGCCTCCTATTTATATCTTCATACATGGAAAACCCTAATACATGCGAAAAGGTGAAAATGCCACCAGAGTTGGGGAAGAGAGAACAGTATTTCCCTTGCTAAAAACTCTTAACACATGTGACCACAAAGATCCGGGATCCCATTGTAGGGGGAAATGCGCCACTCTATTGAAGTGGGACCAACTGCACAGTTGGGATGCCATCTTTGAGTGGTCTCCAGTGCTAAATAAGTGGGACTGGCAGCAAATAAATCACTCCCTTGTTGCCATTCTCATCATGAAGTGATAAAATCGGAAGATGTATCATCATGAAACATGGAGGCATATCCTCGCataatttaaaaaatgggaTGAATGCTGCTTGAATTTAGGTAAACAGAAACAAGACAACCACAGATGTACCTTTTCAGAGCTTGCATCATTCCCTAATTCTGGACCACTTGTCTCTCCCTGCCATTATGGAATTATATTCACATTAGAGTTCCAGTGTATATTTCCACTATACAAACACCAAAACAAATACTAATTATGGAATTATATTCATATTAGAGTTCCAGTATATATTTGCACCATATTAACACCAAAAATAAATACTAATTAATTATCTTGTGTGAACAAATCATGTACCTGCAGATGCCATATCAAAATGTGGGCAAATATATCACTTCTTTGAGTGGCTCTAAGCAAATATCCTTCTACTAATTTCTGTAAAATGAAAAAAGCATCACACTGAATAAGTAAAGTAATCATCACAATGaaactaagaagattgtgggaaaagcaaggatggaaggggaaaaagctatctataagatagctaaagcgagggaaaggaagagtagaggtCTCGACCACGCTAGATGTaataaaagtgaagatggtaaaatACTAATAAGAGAAGAGGAGTGAGGACATTAAGAAGAGATAGGAAGGTTATTTCtccagcctactaaatgaagacaatTCAAGTAATAGTGTTTTGGAAGACTGCATTACCCATCATGACATCACATTTCGTAGATATATGcgaaaaattagggtgtctgaagtaaaagaagctttaaggaggataaaagtaggcaaggcacaaggcccaaatGAGGTCCCAAAAGAAGTGTGGAAAAGCTTAggaatttgtggtttatcttagctaaccaagctgtttaataagattatggacacaaggaaaatgccagatgaatggaggagaagcatcgtggttacattttacaaaaataaaggtgatatttagagctgcaataactataggggcataaaactaatgaatcaTAAATTATAAGGGTTATTAAAACCaacttgagacaagaaactacttttacgaagaaccaatttggttatatgccaggaagatccacaacagaagctatttacttacttaggagactcatggaaagatttagagattgcaagaaggatctccatatggtctttattgacctagaaaaagctaatgacagagtccctagaaaGTTAATTTGGcaaagtactagagaagagaagtgtttcaagcaaatatgtggacataattaaagataggTATGATGGTGCAATTATAAGGATAAGAACtatggggggtcaaggtagtgaattcccaaatcccaattataattgggttaactcaaggatcagctttaagcccttatttgtttgcgctcatcgtggatgatttaaccagagacattcaaatTGATGTTCCTTGGTatatgttttttgctgatgatattgttttggtggatgagacaaaagcagggattaacgtcaagttggagttatggagatcaaccttggaatcaaaacgTTTTAAAATAAGTAGAACGATGATGAAGTATAtagtgtgtaactttggttacactaggacggataatgaggtggtgaaaattgatgagagggagattccgcaaagtgattattttaggtatctaggctcaataataaataaagaaggtgatatagaggatgatgtttcacaaataattgaaataggatggatgaagtggacaGGTGCATCTGGAGTATTGTGTGATctacgtattcctttaaaacttaaaaggaaaattttataggacagtcatacgaccggctataaTGTAAGGTGCAAAATGTTGGGAAGTTAAAAAGCATCatgtagataaactcagtgtagtggagataaggtgttgagatggatgagtggcaaaactaggaaggataaaataagggaaaattacactgccaccccctgaggtttgtattaaatacaaaagACCCCctatgtttttaaattatacagtcACACCCCCTGAGTGGACGGTGAGTaaacggtgttaaataatacattttaaataccaactttgccctcttttAATATCCTGTTAATACTCAGTGGGAAATTCCAACTCTACCCTTTAACCCTTATGTTACAaaatcctctttcttctccggaAACTCCACTGTCCTCTCCGGCAATTTGCGAGGGAGGAGCTGTCTGAAGGTAAATGGCACGAAGACGAGAGCAGATGCAGAGTTGCAGTCCCATTTATAACTTTCCAAATTCCAAAGCTTCCACTTTCccactttctcttctcttctcttttcacatgagagagagagaaagagggagcaGGTTCTAGAGATTACCAATACCACAGGGCCTAACCTCCCACCCCCTCCCTccaaaatatattcatttttacggaaagaaaagaaaccctCCACACTCCACAATCCACAATCACATCCGTCTACCTATACTCTTCTCTCATGGAAACTTGTTCCAAGCTCAACCAGATTCTTCAGAGTTCAGACATATTACTCCTTGGACTATCTTCCTCATAACCTTCAGAGAGAGCATCTACAATCTCTTCTTTTCGGTTTCATTAGAATTTCTACTTTCTT
It includes:
- the LOC122648201 gene encoding phosphatidylinositol 4-kinase alpha 1-like yields the protein MPPELCIFVQSNILEMRSMPEALPFFVTPKAVDENSPLLQQLPHWAACSITQALEFLTPPYKGHPRVMAYLLRVLESYPPDRVTFFMPQLVQALRYDEGKLVEGYLLRATQRSDIFAHILIWHLQGETSGPELGNDASSEKNSSFQELLPIVRQRIIDSFTSKACDMFQREFDFFDKVTSISGVLFPLPKEERRAGIRRYYFTSVDFVSYTFIVT